The following coding sequences are from one Lolium rigidum isolate FL_2022 chromosome 6, APGP_CSIRO_Lrig_0.1, whole genome shotgun sequence window:
- the LOC124662871 gene encoding uncharacterized protein LOC124662871 produces the protein MGKCTASSRHAVESWADDGEWEWEEASSSSSSSSSDKHHHHRASEEEHTEVTIRITKRQLHELMERKASGGGGGKTRQLLEDIMNSGEVHHHDLHRDEHWRPALQSIPEAGESSSAGPCIS, from the coding sequence ATGGGGAAGTGCACGGCGTCGTCGCGGCACGCCGTCGAGTCATGGGCGGACGACGGCGAGtgggagtgggaggaggcgtcgtcatcgtcatcgtcatcgtcgtccgacaagcaccaccaccaccgtgcgTCGGAGGAGGAGCACACAGAGGTGACGATCAGGATCACCAAGAGGCAGCTGCATGAGCTGATGGAGAGGAAGGcgtccggcggcggtggcgggaagACCCGGCAGCTACTGGAGGATATCATGAACTCCGGGGAGGTGCACCACCATGACCTGCACAGGGACGAGCACTGGCGGCCCGCCCTGCAGAGCATCCCCGAGGCCGGCGAGTCGTCGTCGGCTGGTCCATGCATCTCGTGA